One stretch of bacterium DNA includes these proteins:
- a CDS encoding SUF system Fe-S cluster assembly protein, whose amino-acid sequence MDQAPEQPPLKDRVIKVLKSCYDPEIPVDIYDLGLIYDLAVSEEGDVEIKMTLTSPACPVAGSLPPEVENKVRAVDGVKDVKVAVVWEPPWKMDMMTEAAKLKLGML is encoded by the coding sequence GTGGATCAGGCGCCTGAACAGCCTCCGTTGAAGGACAGGGTCATCAAAGTTCTCAAGTCCTGCTACGACCCGGAGATCCCCGTCGACATCTACGACCTGGGGTTGATCTACGATCTGGCCGTGAGCGAGGAGGGCGACGTCGAGATCAAGATGACGCTGACCTCGCCCGCGTGCCCCGTGGCAGGCTCGCTGCCGCCGGAGGTCGAAAACAAGGTGAGGGCGGTGGACGGCGTGAAGGACGTCAAGGTCGCCGTCGTCTGGGAGCCTCCCTGGAAGATGGACATGATGACGGAGGCCGCGAAACTCAAATTAGGGATGTTATAA
- a CDS encoding SUF system NifU family Fe-S cluster assembly protein: MNSELSQLYQDVILDHNKQPRNFHVLQDADHHAEGFNPLCGDRCTVYLKMDGGKIADVSFVGSGCAISKASSSIMTTAVKGKTEAEIDGLFDRFHLMVTGKLKPGEADGLGKLQVFSGVSEFPARVKCASLAWHTLKAALEGRGEPVTTEKGDDSGSGA; the protein is encoded by the coding sequence ATGAATTCGGAATTGAGCCAGCTTTACCAGGACGTCATCCTCGATCACAACAAGCAGCCGAGGAATTTCCACGTTCTCCAGGACGCCGATCATCACGCGGAGGGCTTCAACCCCCTCTGCGGCGACCGCTGCACCGTCTATCTCAAGATGGACGGCGGCAAGATCGCCGACGTGAGTTTCGTGGGCTCCGGATGCGCCATATCGAAGGCGTCGAGTTCGATCATGACGACGGCGGTGAAGGGGAAGACGGAAGCCGAAATTGACGGGCTGTTCGACCGGTTTCATTTGATGGTCACCGGAAAGCTGAAACCCGGAGAGGCGGACGGGTTGGGTAAGCTCCAAGTCTTTTCGGGGGTTTCGGAGTTTCCGGCCCGGGTCAAATGCGCCTCGCTCGCCTGGCACACGCTCAAGGCCGCCCTCGAAGGACGGGGAGAGCCCGTTACGACCGAGAAAGGGGATGACAGTGGATCAGGCGCCTGA